In Lepus europaeus isolate LE1 chromosome 9, mLepTim1.pri, whole genome shotgun sequence, the following are encoded in one genomic region:
- the LOC133766596 gene encoding intraflagellar transport protein 20 homolog → MAKDILGEAGLHFDELNKLRVLDPEVTQQIIELKEKCKDFVDKIGQFQKIVGGLIELVDQLAKEAENEKMKATGARNLLKSIAKQREAQQQQLQALVAEKMQLARYRVEYEALCKVEAEQNEFIDQFIFQK, encoded by the coding sequence ATGGCCAAGGACATCCTGGGGGAAGCAGGGCTGCACTTTGATGAGCTGAACAAGCTGCGAGTGTTGGACCCAGAGGTCACCCAACAGATCATAGAGCTCAAGGAAAAGTGCAAGGACTTTGTGGACAAGATTGGCCAGTTCCAGAAAATAGTTGGTGGTTTAATTGAACTCGTTGACCAACTTGCAAAGGAAGCAGAAAACGAGAAGATGAAGGCCACTGGTGCTCGGAACTTGCTCAAGTCCATAGCGAAGCAGCGggaggcccagcagcagcagctgcaggcgcTCGTCGCGGAGAAGATGCAGCTGGCAAGGTATCGAGTTGAATACGAAGCTTTGTGTAAAGTAGAAGCTGAGCAAAATGAGTTTATTGAccaatttatttttcagaaatga